ACAGGTACGTGGCGACGACCGTGACGAGCGCCAGGTAGTAGTAGCCCATCGGTTCGAACGGGTTGAACTCGTACCCGAACACTACCGGCGGGTCGATGATGATACCGGTGTCACCGCCCACGTAGTTCCAGCTCTGGAAGAGCGTGTAGAACACCTGGGCGACGCCAAGCGTGATCATCGCGAAGTAGACACCCGACCGCCGGAACGCGATGGCACCAACGACCAGGGCGAACAGGCCGGTGCCGACCACAGCCGCTGGGGCCGCAGCGATGAACGGCACGCTGAACTTCTTCATCAGGATCGCCGTCATGTAGGCGCCCGACCCCAGAAACACCGTGTGGCCGAAACTGACGTAGCCGGTATAGCCGACGAGCAGGTTGAAGCTCATCGCGAACACCGCGAAGATCATCATCTCGATCGCGATGCTCGTGAGGAACGGCAGGCCACCGATGGCGTTCGCCACGAACGGGAAGACCGCGACGAGAGCGAGAAGGCCTGCTCCGACGTACGGAGTCTTCACCGACTCGAACAGTTCGTTCGAGCGGTCGAAGTAGCTCATACCTCCACCTCCGCCTCACCGAGGAGGCCCTGTGGCCGGAGCAGGAGGACGGCGATCATCACGAGGAAGATGACCGTCCCAGCGGGCACGGGAGCGTACACTGCAGCGAACTGCCAGATG
The DNA window shown above is from Haloarchaeobius litoreus and carries:
- a CDS encoding branched-chain amino acid ABC transporter permease is translated as MSYFDRSNELFESVKTPYVGAGLLALVAVFPFVANAIGGLPFLTSIAIEMMIFAVFAMSFNLLVGYTGYVSFGHTVFLGSGAYMTAILMKKFSVPFIAAAPAAVVGTGLFALVVGAIAFRRSGVYFAMITLGVAQVFYTLFQSWNYVGGDTGIIIDPPVVFGYEFNPFEPMGYYYLALVTVVATYLFTRYVVRSPFGHVLQAIRENEDRARAVGYDVRTFKLAVFSVSGALAAVSGALYAAYFTQVAPGSTLYWTTTGDGLFMILIGGMGTLVGPIIGSVFVIGTQYTLSTYLVDFIPEGAPALIARLPERWPLLLGLLFMLTVLRFRSGIAGGLGFSRIRSIDDVLTRVNPRAETEESAVKHDGGEER